A window from Plodia interpunctella isolate USDA-ARS_2022_Savannah chromosome 2, ilPloInte3.2, whole genome shotgun sequence encodes these proteins:
- the LOC128678138 gene encoding uncharacterized protein LOC128678138 codes for MMLSLVILHFAAFTINEIYCAPRLIVDDLLDIIEQQQRTKQNSDYSSTSDDSGVSDENDKTLRAGQLVRYFQNSLDNNKNKKFTQNKKLSELYSYLAKLNDNRKDRYLVNNKKDLNSYSYVVKKNSREINQLVQLLLSQINKKQRKGEEEESAEYKNREDAGDIGLNDYSRIYIILNPEVMETEKTPNLLSELLSGLSSKSRSVLPTNLLGPKEIRYKGFPLKSALVQRRRGGGREQKFSREAMGKNSMEESKHQRYSNYGGGGGGGGGGGGGRGWDGGRGRGGGGTGRTGIPYIRQRPGIFEKYS; via the exons ATGATGTTGAGCCTAGTGATTTTACATTTTG ccGCCTTTACAATAAACGAAATTTATTGTGCACCCAGGTTAATTGTTGACGATTTATTAGATATAATTGAACAACAACAGAGAACGAAGCAAAATAGCGATTATTCGTCGACGTCTGATGACAGCGGGGTTTCTGATGAGAACGATAAAACCTTGAGAGCTGGACAACTTGTTCGATACTTTCAGAACTCCCttgataataacaaaaataaaaaatttactcaaaataaaaaattgtcagAACTATATTCATACCTTGCCAAGTTGAATGATAACAGGAAAGATAGATATTTGGTTAATAACAAAAAGGATCTTAATAGTTACTCGTATGTTGTTAAAAAGAACTCGcgtgaaataaatcaattggTGCAACTTTTACtatcacaaattaataaaaagcaaaGAAAAGGAGAAGAGGAAGAATCAGCCGAATACAAAAATCGTGAAGATGCAGGCGATATCGGTCTAAATGATTACTCCCGAATATACATTATCCTAAACCCAGAAGTGATGGAAACGGAAAAAACTCCAAACCTGTTGTCTGAATT ACTCTCAGGGTTGTCGTCGAAATCTAGATCGGTTTTACCAACGAACTTACTTGGGCCCAAGGAGATCCGGTACAAGGGATTTCCACTGAAATCCGCTTTGGTGCAACGGCGCAGAGGCGGTGGTAGAGAACAGAAGTTTTCTCGCGAAG cAATGGGGAAGAACTCAATGGAAGAAAGTAAGCATCAACGGTACTCAAACtatggtggtggtggtggagGTGGTGGTGGCGGTGGTGGTGGACGTGGGTGGGACGGGGGTCGCGGCAGGGGAGGGGGCGGGACCGGCCGCACGGGCATCCCATATATAAGACAACGACCTGGTATATTTGAGAAGTATTCATAA
- the LOC128678146 gene encoding uncharacterized protein LOC128678146, translating to MLNLLVILAASLVPLVEVHSNRLSRSDIDAILNIIQTQQQRSDSDSDSGSYERLALRNSQLVNLLHRSLNEEKKRERKVRKESKLYRYDSNENVEELNRILDQNKDDDDDDDSYLDKKKIRPYDLLQKRNDRQKSYNKNKLLPNNLLETYQDRNERSLSDYSKVYIILNPDAVRNSQNKRKIANLISRLLSRSSQTEDDLLLGAYANRQNRRDGAEKGAYMKDSFEERPKRPRYNNYGGGGGGGGGRTAIPYIRNRGDIYVRDRNE from the exons ATGTTGAACTTATTGGTTATTCTTGCTG CTTCTCTTGTTCCATTAGTGGAAGTCCATAGTAATCGTCTTTCAAGAAGTGACATCGATGCTATTCTAAATATCATACAAACACAACAACAAAGAAGTGACAGTGACTCAGACAGTGGCTCCTATGAGAGGCTTGCGTTAAGAAATAGTCAACTGGTTAATTTGCTACATCGATCTCTTaatgaagaaaagaaaagggAAAGGAAAGTTAGAAAGGAATCGAAACTTTATAGATACGACTCAAATGAAAATGTTGAAGAGTTAAATCGAATTCTAGATCAGAAcaaagatgatgatgatgatgacgataGTTATTtggataagaaaaaaatacgtcCCTATGATTTATTACAGAAAAGGAACGATAGACAGAAAagttataataagaataaactgcttcctaataatttattggaaaCGTATCAGGACCGAAACGAGAGGAGTCTCAGTGATTATTccaaagtatatataattttgaatccGGACGCGGTGAGaaatagtcaaaataaaagaaagataGCTAATTT gatatCCCGGCTTCTCTCGAGATCATCACAAACTGAAGATGATTTGTTATTAGGAGCATATGCCAATAGACAGAACAGACGTGACGGTGCAGAAAAGGGAG CGTACATGAAGGACTCATTTGAAGAGCGGCCCAAGCGCCCACGTTACAACAACTACGGCggaggcggcggcggcgggggcgGTCGCACAGCCATACCGTACATACGGAACAGGGGAGATATTTACGTTCGAGACCGTAACGAGTaa
- the LOC128677183 gene encoding uncharacterized protein LOC128677183, with the protein MVKLPNPVEQQGRAMGERGSARWMSRSHRRFGTRYGRRREEMKNREPVTLKELEELTERSVELMEKYRPKADCNFDIAMDLLRSQYNLSFMILCEKCGTPHANDEMSAPER; encoded by the exons ATGGTGAAACTTCCGAATCCGGTCGAACAGCAGGGCAGAGCGATGGGGGAACGGGGTAGCGCCAGGTGGATGTCCCGGAGTCATCGGCGATTTGGGACGCGGTACGGGAGACGTCGCGAGGAGATGAAAAACAGAGAACCTGTCACCCTCAAAGAACTTGAAGAGTTGACTGAGCGATCAGTAGAGCTTATGGAGAAATACAGGCCAAAAGCAGATTGTAATTTTGACATAGCCATGGATCTTCTTCGTTCGCAGTATAATTTG AGCTTCATGATACTTTGTGAGAAGTGCGGCACTCCTCACGCTAATGATGAAATGTCTGCTCCCGAGCGCTGA